In a single window of the Candidatus Limnocylindrales bacterium genome:
- a CDS encoding DNA-3-methyladenine glycosylase I, which translates to MPTKRPAAKDALKRCPWVDLTKPDYVAYHDDEWGVPVHDDRKIFEFLTLEAAQAGLSWYTVLRKREAYRRAFADFDPLRVARFTPARVEKMLLDPGIVRNRLKVTCAVSNAKHFLEVQREFGSFAAYIWRFVGGNPLVAERRVIADYPARTAISDAISKDLMKRGFRFVGSTIIYAHMQATGLVNDHSVDCYRRSELLAKSRKK; encoded by the coding sequence GTGCCGACAAAACGACCTGCGGCGAAGGACGCCCTCAAGCGATGCCCGTGGGTCGACCTCACCAAGCCCGATTACGTCGCCTACCATGACGACGAGTGGGGCGTCCCGGTCCATGACGACCGCAAGATCTTCGAGTTCCTGACGCTCGAAGCCGCCCAGGCAGGGCTCAGCTGGTACACCGTGCTGCGCAAGCGCGAGGCCTATCGGCGCGCGTTCGCGGATTTCGACCCGCTGAGAGTCGCGCGCTTCACGCCGGCGCGCGTCGAAAAGATGCTTCTCGATCCGGGCATCGTTCGAAACCGCCTCAAAGTCACGTGCGCCGTCAGCAACGCGAAGCATTTCCTCGAAGTGCAGCGCGAGTTCGGGTCGTTCGCGGCGTACATCTGGCGGTTCGTCGGAGGCAACCCGCTCGTCGCCGAGCGTCGTGTGATCGCGGACTATCCCGCGCGCACCGCGATCTCGGATGCGATCAGCAAGGATCTGATGAAGCGCGGTTTCCGTTTCGTCGGCTCGACGATCATCTACGCGCACATGCAGGCGACCGGTCTCGTCAACGATCACTCGGTCGACTGCTACCGGCGCAGCGAGCTTCTCGCGAAATCCCGCAAGAAATGA